The Malus domestica chromosome 10, GDT2T_hap1 genome contains a region encoding:
- the LOC103449836 gene encoding adenylate kinase isoenzyme 6 homolog has translation MVRTRPNILVTGTPGTGKTTTSSALAEATQLRHINVGDLVKAKNLHDGWDDELDCYVINEDLVCDELEDTMEEGGNIVDYHGCDFFPERWFDLVVVLQTDNTVLYDRLTRRGYSNSKLSNNIECEIFQTLLEEAKESYPQDIVIPLKSDSIQDISTNLTTLTDWVTRWQPSST, from the exons ATGGTGAGGACAAGGCCAAACATATTGGTGACGGGCACGCCAGGAACTGGGAAGACAACAACATCGTCCGCCTTAGCAGAGGCAACGCAGCTCCGCCACATCAATGTGGGTGATTTGGTGAAAGCGAAGAATCTTCATGACGGCTGGGATGATGAGCTAGACTGTTACGTCATCAATGAAGACCTGGTATGCGATGAGCTTGAGGATACAATGGAGGAAGGAGGGAACATAGTGGACTACCATGGTTGCGATTTCTTCCCCGAGAGATGGTTTGATCTTGTGGTTGTGCTTCAGACTGACAACACTGTCTTGTATGACCGTTTGACTCGAAG AGGGTATTCGAATTCGAAGCTCTCCAACAATATTGAATGTGAAATATTTCAAACTCTGCTCGAGGAGGCAAAGGAGAGCTACCCTCAGGATATCGTGATTCCTTTGAAGAGTGATAGTATTCAAGACATTTCGACAAATCTTACGACTTTGACGGACTGGGTCACGAGGTGGCAACCATCATCAACTTAG
- the LOC103449835 gene encoding mediator of RNA polymerase II transcription subunit 32, whose amino-acid sequence MDSIVDSLNSAYQEFVVAAVNVLESKETSGGQKTAATDAALENFKQKWELFRVTCDQAEEFVESVKQRIGSECLVDEATGLVAGKCGHSATGLPPISAVRLEQMSKAVRWLVIELQHGSGTAAGAAHSHPSTPFDGRFSEDSAQ is encoded by the coding sequence ATGGACAGCATTGTAGATTCCCTAAATAGTGCATACCAAGAGTTCGTTGTTGCAGCAGTTAATGTGCTCGAATCCAAGGAAACTTCTGGTGGCCAGAAAACAGCAGCCACGGATGCTGCTCTTGAGAATTTTAAGCAGAAGTGGGAACTTTTCAGAGTCACTTGTGATCAAGCAGAGGAGTTTGTGGAGTCTGTGAAGCAAAGGATTGGCTCAGAGTGCCTGGTGGATGAGGCAACTGGCTTGGTGGCTGGGAAGTGTGGGCACAGCGCAACTGGTCTGCCACCCATTAGTGCGGTTCGGTTGGAACAGATGAGTAAAGCAGTTCGATGGCTTGTTATAGAACTTCAACATGGCTCTGGAACTGCTGCTGGTGCGGCACATTCTCATCCGTCAACTCCTTTTGATGGTAGATTCTCTGAAGATTCAGCTCAATAG